Proteins encoded together in one Prunus dulcis chromosome 3, ALMONDv2, whole genome shotgun sequence window:
- the LOC117621699 gene encoding uncharacterized protein LOC117621699 — MLSGGPKEIYRRDMAPERIEISDEDDQSSDASYEIQAKNDYLLSSQKCLFFDLNEEASIGDDDQDVSSSNEGTQAVGSRISPEGNLSCNNTSVEGKERTIAVRQYVRSKMPRLRWTPDLHLAFIHAVERLGGQERATPKLVLQLMNVRGLSIAHVKSHLQMYRSKKLDESGQVISQSSRGMQVKDHILEAYRKFNPYGHLRHVDDNGSHFCSPPVLKQQPYDDFNANSSRSISLWRENSGIDNHGSNIRSSHIFHVREAITRDGPFRPSRFLEEKRWPPCELIGNHMKGRRHLLNFTWGDINNVPQPNNLVWSAKASTINQHQPNTCSPKFISSSYEPLSQLEVPKLQCINGEMFQPKVGTNMKTMRQKTWVPDLQLNLSHDFSNGSVVNDSQESRKDFESMLSLSLSSSSARQQEQSTTPTSRIRLSVSRT, encoded by the exons ATGCTAAGTGGAGGACCGAAAGAAATATATAGAAGAGATATGGCGCCTGAGAGAATTGAGATTTCAGATGAAGATGATCAAAGCAGTGATGCAAGTTACGAAATTCAAGCTAAAAATGACTATTTACTCAGTTCTCAAAAGTGTTTGTTCTTTGACCTGAATGAGGAAGCAAGTATTGGAGATGATGATCAGGATGTTTCTTCATCCAATGAAGGCACCCAAGCCGTTGGGAGCAGAATATCTCCAGAAGGTAATTTAAGTTGTAATAACACAAgtgttgaaggaaaagaaCGGACAATTGCAGTAAGGCAATATGTTCGATCCAAGATGCCGAGGCTTCGTTGGACTCCTGATCTCCATCTAGCATTCATCCATGCTGTTGAGAGGCTCGGCGGACAAGAAA GAGCAACTCCAAAATTAGTTCTTCAATTGATGAACGTGAGAGGACTTAGCATTGCCCACGTAAAGAGTCACTTGCAG ATGTATCGAAGTAAGAAGCTGGACGAGTCAGGCCAAG TTATCTCTCAATCAAGTAGAGGAATGCAAGTAAAAGATCACATTCTGGAAGCCTACCGCAAATTCAATCCTTATGGGCACTTAAGACATGTTGATGACAACGGAAGCCATTTTTGTTCTCCACCGGTATTGAAACAGCAGCCATATGATGATTTCAACGCAAACTCTTCAAG GTCAATTTCATTGTGGAGAGAAAATTCCGGGATAGACAACCATGGGAGCAATATAAGAAGCTCACACATCTTTCATGTCAGGGAAGCAATAACAAGAGATGGGCCTTTTAGACCCAGCCGATTTCTTGAAGAGAAGAGATGGCCTCCTTGTGAATTGATTGGAAACCACATGAAGGGTAGGAGACATTTGCTAAACTTTACTTGGGGTGATATCAATAATGTTCCACAACCTAATAACTTAGTATGGAGCGCCAAGGCAAGTACCATTAACCAACATCAACCCAATACATGCAGTCCAAAGTTCATCTCTAGTAGCTATGAACCCTTATCTCAGCTTGAG GTTCCAAAACTTCAATGCATAAATGGAGAAATGTTTCAACCAAAAGTTGGCACCAACATGAAAACAATGAGACAGAAGACATGGGTACCAGATTTACAGTTAAATTTAAGTCACGATTTTAGCAATGGCAGTGTGGTAAATGATAGCCAAGAAAGCAGGAAAGATTTTGAATCAATGCTTTCTCTTTCGTTGTCCTCCTCTTCGGCCAGGCAACAAGAACAATCCACTACACCTACGTCAAGAATTCGACTCTCGGTTTCAAGGACTTAG